One genomic segment of Impatiens glandulifera chromosome 6, dImpGla2.1, whole genome shotgun sequence includes these proteins:
- the LOC124942858 gene encoding delta(8)-fatty-acid desaturase-like produces MALEKKYITQEQLSLHNKPEDLWISIQGKVYNVTEWSKIHPGGDIPLLNLSGQDATDAFIAFHPTTVWHRLDNLFTGFHLQDYQVNELSKDYRKLATEFTKSGMFEKKEHVVIKSLCFISILFLSSIAGVLCSNSFWVHMFAGALLGFSWVQVSYLGHDSGHYNMMTTKGFNKLAQIISGNCLTGISIAWWKWTHNAHHIAVNSLDYDPDLQHLPVFAVSTKIFDSIRSEFYGRELTFDSMSKFMVSYQHITFYPVMCVARVNLFLQTLLLLFSKRRIPDRGLNILGILVFWTWFPLLVSSLPNWPERILFVLISFAVTAIQHIQFCLNHFAANTHVGPPCGNDWFEKQTNGTIDIACSDWMDWFHGGLQFQLEHHLFPRLPRCQLRKISPVVRDLCKKHGLNYRSLSFYDANVETIRTLKKAAMEARCILWEAVNTHG; encoded by the coding sequence GCGACATTCCTCTCTTAAATCTCTCCGGCCAAGACGCCACCGACGCATTCATCGCCTTTCATCCCACCACCGTTTGGCACCGTCTCGACAATCTATTCACCGGTTTCCATCTTCAAGATTATCAAGTAAACGAACTCTCCAAAGATTATCGAAAACTAGCCACAGAATTTACTAAATCCGGTatgtttgagaaaaaagaacatGTCGTGATCAAATCCCTTTGTTTCATTTCAATCTTGTTTCTATCATCAATCGCCGGTGTCCTATGTTCAAACAGTTTCTGGGTTCATATGTTCGCCGGAGCTTTACTGGGTTTTTCATGGGTTCAAGTTTCTTATTTAGGTCATGATTCAGGTCATTACAATATGATGACTACAAAAGGGTTTAATAAACTAGCCCAAATTATCTCCGGCAACTGTCTGACCGGAATCAGCATAGCTTGGTGGAAATGGACTCATAATGCTCATCATATCGCAGTTAACAGTCTAGATTATGATCCTGATTTACAACACTTACCCGTTTTTGCAGTCTCAACAAAGATCTTTGATTCAATCAGATCTGAATTCTACGGCCGTGAATTAACATTCGATTCAATGTCAAAATTCATGGTTAGTTATCAACATATAACATTCTACCCTGTTATGTGTGTAGCTAGAGTGAATCTGTTCTTACAAACATTACtacttttgttttcaaaaagaAGAATTCCAGATAGGGGTTTGAACATATTAGGAATTCTTGTTTTTTGGACATGGTTTCCTTTACTAGTTTCATCACTACCGAATTGGCCGGAGAGGATTCTATTCGTTTTGATTAGTTTTGCAGTGACGGCAATTCAACATATACAATTTTGTTTAAACCATTTTGCTGCGAATACACATGTGGGTCCTCCATGTGGGAATGATTGGTTTGAGAAACAAACGAATGGAACAATTGATATTGCTTGTTCGGATTGGATGGATTGGTTTCATGGTGGATTACAGTTTCAACTTGAACATCATTTGTTTCCTAGATTACCTAGATGTCAATTGAGGAAGATTTCGCCGGTTGTTAGAGATTTGTGTAAGAAACATGGTTTGAATTATAGGAGTTTGTCTTTTTATGATGCGAATGTTGAGACTATTAGGACTTTGAAGAAGGCTGCTATGGAAGCTAGATGTATTCTTTGGGAGGCTGTGAATACTCATGGATGA